Proteins co-encoded in one uncultured Draconibacterium sp. genomic window:
- a CDS encoding glycoside hydrolase family 3 C-terminal domain-containing protein produces MNYKITFVMLLALLLGACTQESPQTKAFTSSLLQYDEQIDDIISQMTLDEKVNMLHGKYMFVSAGVERLGIADMVYADGPFGIREEMEPKSWAPLGWENDKATFFPTGSALAATWSPELAYAYGTGMAKEARLRGKDVILGPAINIQRIPTGGRTYEYMSEDPFLSSQLAVQYTKGAQDNGAAACLKHYALNNQENNRGTVNVIIGERAMREIYLPPFKAAVQEADAYSVMSAYNKVNGWWCAENDVLLNQILRDEWGFGGFVVSDWNGTHSTVESVKHGLNVEMPDSRYLGEALLDSVKTGAISEEVIDQRVREILRVRLAIDPVPAEEANQIVASQPESQKIAYDVACKSVVLLKNEGILPLDLSKKPLIAVIGENAVREMGSGGIGAGVKTLYEVTPLEGLKNKIGDKADIQYAQGYVPVELDYARIFGAKSQEDIDREDKEKAILNKKLNKEAVTLAAKADIVLFIGGDNRAVETEANDRENIFLPSGQDDLIKQLSVVNENIVTVLVSGAPNDLNTVNPLSKALLQSWFNGTEGGNALADILVGNISPSGRLPFTLPIKLEDSPAYALDNYPQGAKKGDIFVDLVEEKESEAHAADGKQEDDPNTAYYSEESLVGYRWFDTKNKPVMYPFGYGLSYTEFVYDDLNTTQESYGTDETISLSFNLSNTGDMAAEEVVQVYVHRINPSVEWPFKELKAFTRVALEPGKSQTVTLDIPVEKLQYWNEENHAWANDLCDIELLVGTSSGDIRLKKQISLK; encoded by the coding sequence TATGCCGACGGGCCATTTGGTATTCGCGAAGAAATGGAACCCAAAAGCTGGGCTCCGCTTGGCTGGGAAAACGACAAAGCCACTTTCTTCCCTACCGGATCGGCATTGGCAGCTACCTGGAGTCCGGAACTGGCTTATGCCTACGGTACCGGAATGGCAAAAGAAGCTCGTTTACGTGGAAAAGATGTAATCCTTGGGCCGGCCATCAATATTCAGCGAATTCCTACCGGAGGACGTACTTACGAGTACATGAGTGAGGATCCGTTCCTAAGCTCACAACTGGCAGTGCAATACACCAAAGGTGCGCAAGACAATGGTGCTGCGGCCTGTTTAAAACACTATGCGCTGAACAACCAGGAGAACAACCGCGGAACAGTAAACGTAATCATTGGCGAGCGTGCCATGCGTGAGATTTACCTGCCACCATTTAAAGCGGCCGTTCAGGAAGCAGACGCTTATAGTGTTATGTCGGCCTACAATAAAGTAAACGGCTGGTGGTGTGCCGAAAACGACGTGCTACTAAACCAGATCCTTCGAGATGAATGGGGATTTGGAGGATTTGTGGTGTCGGACTGGAATGGAACACACTCTACCGTTGAATCGGTAAAACACGGACTAAATGTTGAAATGCCCGACAGCCGTTATTTGGGCGAAGCCTTGCTCGACTCGGTAAAAACCGGTGCCATTTCGGAAGAAGTGATTGACCAGCGGGTACGCGAGATTTTGCGTGTGCGTTTGGCTATTGATCCCGTTCCTGCCGAGGAAGCCAACCAGATAGTTGCCTCGCAGCCCGAAAGCCAGAAAATTGCTTATGATGTGGCTTGCAAATCGGTAGTACTGCTGAAAAACGAAGGAATCCTTCCGCTCGACCTTAGCAAAAAACCACTGATTGCCGTAATCGGCGAGAACGCTGTTCGTGAAATGGGAAGCGGAGGTATTGGCGCCGGTGTAAAAACGCTGTACGAAGTTACGCCACTTGAAGGCCTGAAAAACAAAATTGGCGACAAAGCCGATATTCAATATGCACAAGGTTATGTTCCGGTAGAACTGGATTACGCTCGTATTTTCGGAGCCAAATCACAAGAAGATATCGACCGTGAGGATAAAGAAAAAGCAATCCTGAACAAAAAACTGAATAAAGAAGCAGTTACGCTGGCCGCGAAAGCCGATATTGTACTGTTTATTGGTGGCGACAACCGTGCCGTAGAAACCGAGGCCAACGACCGCGAAAACATCTTCCTTCCATCTGGCCAGGATGATCTGATAAAACAGTTAAGTGTTGTAAACGAAAATATTGTTACGGTACTGGTAAGCGGCGCCCCCAACGATTTAAACACCGTAAATCCGCTTTCAAAAGCCTTGTTGCAGTCGTGGTTTAATGGTACCGAAGGCGGAAATGCCCTGGCCGACATTCTGGTTGGCAACATTTCGCCAAGCGGACGTTTGCCATTTACATTGCCAATAAAACTGGAAGATTCGCCGGCTTATGCATTGGATAACTATCCACAGGGTGCCAAAAAAGGCGATATTTTTGTTGACCTTGTTGAAGAGAAAGAATCGGAAGCACACGCTGCCGACGGCAAGCAAGAGGACGATCCGAACACGGCTTACTACTCGGAAGAATCGCTGGTGGGTTACCGCTGGTTCGATACCAAAAACAAACCGGTAATGTATCCGTTTGGTTACGGTTTATCGTATACCGAATTTGTTTATGACGATTTGAATACCACACAGGAAAGTTATGGTACCGACGAAACCATTTCACTATCGTTTAATCTTAGCAACACAGGCGATATGGCTGCTGAAGAAGTAGTTCAGGTGTATGTACACCGCATTAATCCATCGGTTGAATGGCCGTTTAAAGAGTTAAAAGCATTTACACGTGTAGCACTTGAGCCGGGTAAAAGCCAGACGGTAACGTTGGATATTCCGGTAGAAAAACTGCAATATTGGAACGAAGAAAACCACGCTTGGGCCAACGACCTTTGCGATATTGAATTGTTGGTTGGCACCTCGTCTGGTGATATCCGTTTAAAGAAACAGATTTCGCTTAAATAA
- the xerA gene encoding site-specific tyrosine recombinase/integron integrase, which yields MNTRPKIKLEKGEHRQQQVVWVRLAYNTEITERLRTIFPMFWSRTKGCWYIHETDFDLGNFFTTLKDLAYIDYSALKPKAKPYMPHAITRDYSYRNFIQLPTKYIDKLIQKRYSESTIRTYSAYFKDFLHHFKGHKIDEISKDEINIYIKQLVEEDHISGSQQNQRINAIKFYYEKILEREKFLYQIDRPKKSKQLPRVLSKNEVKEIIKHCGNIKHRCILSLIYSAGLRRSELINLKISEIESERGLIKIKDAKGKKDRYSLLSPAILNQLREYYKKYRPRYWLFEGNSPRSQYSATSIANILNEAAYKARVKRRVTPHMLRHSFATHLLEQGTDLRYIQELLGHGSSKTTEIYTHVTNKNIGKIKNPLDDLFNDST from the coding sequence TTGAATACGCGTCCGAAAATAAAACTTGAAAAAGGAGAACACCGTCAACAGCAGGTTGTTTGGGTGCGTTTAGCGTATAACACAGAAATAACCGAACGACTTAGAACTATTTTTCCTATGTTTTGGAGCCGCACCAAAGGCTGCTGGTATATTCACGAAACAGATTTCGATCTTGGTAATTTTTTCACAACGCTTAAAGACCTGGCTTATATTGATTATTCAGCTTTAAAACCAAAGGCAAAGCCATATATGCCCCATGCGATAACGCGCGATTACTCGTATCGGAATTTCATTCAATTACCAACAAAATACATCGACAAACTAATACAAAAACGCTATAGCGAAAGCACCATACGCACCTACTCGGCCTATTTCAAAGATTTCTTACACCATTTTAAGGGGCATAAAATCGACGAAATAAGCAAAGACGAAATAAATATCTACATAAAACAATTGGTTGAAGAAGACCATATATCGGGCAGCCAGCAAAACCAACGGATTAACGCCATAAAGTTCTATTATGAAAAGATTTTGGAACGCGAAAAATTCTTATACCAAATTGACCGCCCCAAAAAGAGTAAACAATTACCCCGGGTACTGAGTAAAAATGAAGTAAAAGAAATTATTAAGCATTGTGGCAATATAAAACACAGGTGCATTTTATCGCTTATTTATTCGGCTGGCTTACGCCGAAGTGAATTGATTAATTTAAAGATCTCGGAGATAGAATCGGAACGGGGACTAATTAAAATTAAGGATGCAAAAGGGAAAAAAGACCGTTATTCGCTTTTGTCTCCGGCTATATTGAACCAGTTACGCGAATACTACAAAAAATACAGGCCGCGGTATTGGTTATTCGAGGGCAACTCTCCCCGATCGCAGTACAGCGCTACCAGTATTGCTAATATTTTGAACGAAGCAGCATATAAAGCACGTGTAAAGAGGCGGGTAACTCCGCATATGTTACGTCATTCGTTTGCCACCCATTTGCTTGAACAAGGAACCGATCTCCGGTATATACAGGAATTGCTTGGTCATGGCTCAAGTAAAACCACTGAAATTTACACACATGTTACGAATAAAAATATTGGAAAAATAAAAAACCCGCTTGATGACCTGTTTAACGATTCAACATAA